From Haloarcula sp. CBA1127, a single genomic window includes:
- a CDS encoding DNA mismatch repair protein, whose translation MRLEEYWGIGPKTSELLTEELGVERAIEAIESADTRALTTAGLSRGRATRILRRATGAESMDLLATRDTRDVYKELLDLAEEYAVTEDAADSIRVLTPLPTREAMDERLDDVLEARDTWADLSESDQRAVLSAFDAYDADGGELAAVDVALALRDTGIESGVFEPLAAIDSESLSAGRAALAGLAGDGESVGAGADEELDRLRDQLGQIEDLAAASVEVVEAVQEGARRPDEFQDALVRHVTSETGIDAARIRDAMPREATDARDFVDVALRDLRNTLRSDVQEREEAVADRLEDDLADAREDIDAAVKAVDNIAFSVSLARFAIAFDLTRPSFVEDRKTIAVKRARNLTIADVESVQPVTYAIGDHTLELDRANQPPSGDRVAVLTGANSGGKTTLLETLCQVQLLAQMGLPVPAEAAEVGIVDTVVFHRRHASFNAGVLESTLRSVVPPLTESDRTLMLVDEFEAITEPGSAADLLHGLVTLTVDRDALGVFVTHLADDLEPLPTEARVDGIFAEGLNQDLDLQVDYQPRFGTVGKSTPEFIVSRLVANAADPVERSGFETLATAVGEEAVQRTLSDALWTDE comes from the coding sequence ATGCGACTGGAGGAGTACTGGGGCATCGGCCCGAAGACGTCCGAACTGCTCACCGAGGAGCTGGGTGTCGAGCGGGCCATCGAGGCCATCGAGTCGGCGGATACACGAGCGCTAACTACGGCTGGCCTCTCCCGGGGGCGCGCGACGCGCATCCTCCGGCGGGCGACCGGCGCCGAATCGATGGACCTGCTCGCCACCAGAGATACCCGCGACGTGTACAAGGAACTGCTCGACCTCGCCGAAGAGTACGCGGTCACCGAAGATGCAGCAGACAGCATCCGCGTGCTGACGCCGCTGCCGACCCGGGAGGCGATGGACGAGCGGCTGGACGACGTGCTTGAAGCGCGGGACACCTGGGCTGACCTCTCCGAGTCGGACCAGCGGGCCGTCCTCAGCGCGTTCGACGCCTACGACGCTGACGGGGGCGAACTGGCCGCGGTCGACGTGGCGCTCGCCCTCCGGGACACCGGCATTGAAAGCGGCGTGTTCGAACCGCTAGCGGCCATCGACAGCGAGTCACTGTCGGCCGGTCGAGCGGCACTCGCCGGCCTTGCGGGCGACGGGGAGTCCGTCGGTGCGGGGGCCGACGAGGAACTCGACCGCCTGCGCGACCAACTCGGCCAGATCGAGGACCTCGCGGCCGCTTCGGTGGAGGTCGTCGAGGCCGTGCAAGAGGGTGCGCGGCGGCCAGACGAGTTCCAGGACGCGCTCGTTCGACACGTCACGAGCGAGACAGGCATCGACGCCGCTCGAATCCGCGACGCGATGCCACGAGAGGCAACTGACGCGCGGGACTTCGTCGATGTGGCGCTCCGAGACCTCCGGAATACGCTACGAAGCGACGTACAGGAGCGAGAGGAGGCCGTTGCCGACCGGCTGGAGGACGACCTCGCGGACGCCCGTGAAGACATCGACGCCGCAGTCAAGGCGGTGGACAACATCGCGTTCTCCGTCTCGCTCGCCCGCTTTGCCATCGCCTTCGACCTGACACGGCCCAGCTTTGTCGAGGACCGCAAGACGATTGCAGTGAAGCGAGCACGGAACCTCACCATCGCGGACGTGGAGAGCGTCCAGCCGGTCACCTACGCTATCGGCGACCACACGCTAGAGTTGGACCGAGCGAACCAGCCCCCCAGCGGCGACCGGGTGGCTGTCCTGACCGGCGCGAACTCCGGCGGGAAGACGACCCTGCTGGAGACGCTGTGTCAGGTGCAACTGCTGGCCCAGATGGGGCTCCCGGTTCCCGCCGAGGCCGCCGAGGTGGGTATCGTCGACACCGTCGTGTTTCACCGTCGGCACGCGTCGTTTAACGCCGGTGTTCTCGAATCGACGCTGCGCTCGGTTGTGCCGCCGCTGACCGAGAGCGACCGGACGCTGATGCTCGTCGACGAGTTCGAGGCTATCACCGAACCCGGCTCCGCCGCCGACTTGCTGCACGGACTCGTGACGCTGACCGTCGACCGCGACGCGCTGGGCGTGTTCGTCACCCACCTCGCGGACGACCTCGAACCGCTGCCGACAGAGGCCCGTGTCGACGGTATCTTCGCCGAAGGGCTGAATCAGGACCTCGACCTGCAAGTCGATTATCAACCTCGCTTTGGCACCGTCGGGAAGTCCACACCAGAGTTCATCGTCTCCCGGCTGGTCGCCAACGCCGCCGACCCCGTCGAGCGCAGCGGGTTCGAGACGCTCGCTACAGCCGTCGGTGAGGAAGCGGTCCAGCGGACGCTCTCGGACGCGCTCTGGACCGATGAGTAG
- a CDS encoding SRPBCC family protein — protein sequence MTVHTSDDRWLDAPVETVFAFMDEPSNQAAVTPSLTRAERIERLPNSGNRAAYEYEMFGVTFTGEVRATTYEPPERIVYEMRGDLTGRIAWRFEPEDGGTRLTYAADYEVPGPLPEFLLAPVIRWYNRREVRRLLANVAEAVEAEERAVASSLS from the coding sequence ATGACGGTCCACACCTCCGACGACCGCTGGCTCGATGCGCCAGTCGAGACAGTGTTCGCGTTCATGGACGAACCGTCGAATCAGGCGGCCGTCACGCCCAGCCTGACCCGTGCCGAGCGCATCGAGCGGCTGCCGAACAGTGGGAATCGCGCCGCCTACGAGTACGAGATGTTTGGGGTCACGTTCACAGGTGAGGTCCGCGCGACGACCTACGAACCGCCGGAGCGCATCGTCTACGAGATGCGCGGTGACCTAACGGGACGCATCGCTTGGCGGTTCGAACCCGAGGACGGCGGCACGCGGCTCACCTACGCCGCCGACTACGAAGTTCCAGGGCCGCTCCCAGAGTTCCTTCTCGCGCCGGTCATCAGGTGGTACAACCGCCGAGAGGTCCGACGGCTTCTGGCCAACGTCGCTGAGGCAGTCGAAGCGGAGGAGCGGGCCGTCGCCAGTTCGCTGTCGTAA
- a CDS encoding zinc ribbon domain-containing protein — translation MTEWRDASDPACPECGEPLEPTAMACPHCDASLLTDEQTEMLDERLTETLESMDSGAPTWAVTLTGLSLGIAIAPLVLYAVVILVGDLSLPVAVGVLLAGWLGPAAYLSRLRNPSEVLARGLYLVVAGVAVVVLVVGYEVLLSDGPSVVSDQTALVSLGLAIPAALGALIARRAARRADRQARGEPGPLHERFGIDDDEPDN, via the coding sequence AGTGTGGCGAGCCGCTGGAGCCCACAGCGATGGCCTGCCCACACTGTGACGCGTCGTTACTCACCGATGAACAGACCGAGATGCTCGACGAGCGCCTGACCGAAACGCTGGAATCGATGGACTCCGGTGCGCCGACGTGGGCAGTCACGCTCACAGGGCTTTCGCTCGGCATCGCCATTGCGCCGCTCGTGCTGTACGCCGTCGTCATCCTCGTCGGCGACCTCTCGCTTCCCGTGGCCGTCGGCGTCCTGCTGGCCGGCTGGCTCGGCCCGGCCGCGTATCTCTCGCGGCTTCGCAATCCCAGTGAGGTGCTTGCCCGCGGGCTATACCTCGTTGTCGCCGGCGTGGCCGTGGTTGTGCTTGTGGTCGGCTACGAAGTCCTCCTGTCAGATGGACCGTCAGTGGTCTCGGACCAGACCGCGCTCGTGTCGCTCGGTCTGGCGATTCCGGCAGCGCTTGGAGCGCTCATCGCACGCCGTGCGGCCCGGCGGGCTGACCGGCAGGCCCGCGGGGAACCGGGGCCGCTCCACGAGCGCTTCGGTATCGACGACGACGAGCCCGACAACTGA